One window from the genome of Acuticoccus sp. I52.16.1 encodes:
- a CDS encoding NAD(P)-dependent oxidoreductase, with protein MDTIVMTGAAGGVATMLRPLLRAHYDLVLSDRGAAPGDLAANERWTTADLTRPDELAPLMAGADGLIHLGGQSVEADWDTVNMANIQGYQNILEASRAAGVGRVIFASSNHACGFYPRTRRIGIDQAVRPDGFYGVSKAFGEALGSLYADKWGLRVMSIRIGNIAERPADHRRLSIWQHPEDLAQLIRIGLEHPEIHHAIVYGASHNERAWWDNGTALSLGYRPKHSAEDHADYAMAEQAKVGPEPIGDLFQGGTFCADGFDGDLERTLTARLPRT; from the coding sequence ATGGATACGATCGTCATGACGGGAGCGGCCGGCGGTGTCGCGACCATGCTCCGCCCGTTGCTGCGTGCGCACTACGACCTCGTCCTGTCCGACCGCGGCGCCGCACCCGGCGACCTCGCCGCCAACGAGCGTTGGACCACCGCCGACCTCACCCGCCCGGACGAGCTGGCGCCGCTGATGGCCGGTGCCGACGGGCTGATCCACCTCGGCGGCCAATCGGTCGAGGCGGACTGGGACACGGTCAACATGGCCAACATCCAGGGCTACCAGAACATCCTGGAGGCCTCCCGCGCGGCGGGGGTCGGACGGGTGATCTTCGCCTCCTCCAACCATGCCTGCGGGTTCTATCCGCGCACGCGGCGCATCGGCATCGACCAGGCGGTGCGACCGGACGGCTTCTACGGCGTCTCCAAGGCCTTCGGCGAGGCGCTCGGCTCGCTCTATGCCGACAAGTGGGGCCTGCGGGTGATGTCGATCCGCATCGGCAACATCGCCGAGCGGCCGGCGGACCATCGGCGCCTGTCCATCTGGCAGCACCCCGAGGACCTCGCCCAGCTGATCCGCATCGGCCTGGAGCACCCCGAGATCCATCACGCGATCGTCTACGGTGCCTCCCACAACGAGCGCGCCTGGTGGGACAACGGCACCGCGCTCTCGCTCGGCTATCGCCCGAAGCACAGCGCCGAGGACCACGCCGACTACGCGATGGCCGAGCAGGCCAAGGTCGGCCCGGAGCCGATCGGAGACCTCTTCCAGGGCGGCACCTTCTGCGCCGACGGGTTCGACGGCGACCTGGAGCGGACGCTCACCGCACGCCTGCCGCGCACCTGA
- a CDS encoding 2-keto-4-pentenoate hydratase → MTDAQRLAAAFVSGGPLTELTQPPADVAAAYEIQDAMRAALGKPIAGWKLAQTVPPAQAAAGLDAPTVSPLLEGMIYPDGTEFPADRFLSPEAEAEIVLELADAITAPATPDEVKAACAGYRLAIEMADSRYADKPSMGAKAVIADMNSSNALIIGELRPIDGMLAVARGPLTLTLGDGTVLQPLGADWRPNPFEVVAFLSQFATARGHTLEAGAVITTGTHTKPTRTGPGTITATFEGVGSVSCKVPALRGA, encoded by the coding sequence ATGACCGACGCACAGCGCCTCGCCGCCGCCTTCGTGAGCGGCGGCCCCCTCACCGAGCTGACCCAGCCGCCGGCGGACGTCGCCGCGGCCTACGAGATCCAGGACGCGATGCGGGCCGCCCTCGGCAAGCCCATCGCCGGCTGGAAACTGGCGCAGACCGTGCCCCCGGCGCAGGCCGCCGCCGGCCTCGACGCGCCGACCGTCTCGCCGCTCCTTGAGGGGATGATCTACCCCGACGGGACCGAGTTTCCGGCCGACCGCTTCCTCTCCCCGGAGGCGGAGGCGGAGATCGTGCTGGAACTCGCCGACGCGATCACCGCACCGGCGACGCCCGACGAGGTGAAGGCGGCGTGCGCGGGCTACCGCCTGGCGATCGAGATGGCCGACAGCCGCTATGCGGACAAGCCGTCGATGGGCGCCAAGGCGGTGATCGCCGACATGAACTCCTCCAACGCGCTGATCATCGGCGAGCTGCGGCCGATCGACGGCATGCTGGCGGTCGCGCGCGGCCCGCTGACGCTGACGCTGGGCGACGGCACGGTGTTGCAGCCGCTCGGCGCGGACTGGCGGCCCAACCCGTTCGAGGTGGTGGCGTTCCTGTCGCAGTTCGCGACGGCGCGCGGGCACACGCTGGAGGCGGGCGCGGTGATCACCACCGGCACGCATACCAAGCCGACCCGCACCGGTCCGGGCACGATCACCGCGACTTTCGAAGGCGTCGGCAGCGTGTCCTGCAAGGTGCCGGCGCTGCGCGGCGCCTGA
- the pqqE gene encoding pyrroloquinoline quinone biosynthesis protein PqqE codes for MSDASTLERPDAAPATATPVLLGLLAEVTHRCPLQCPYCSNPVALEAPARELSVADWGRVFREAAALGALQLHLSGGEPLARRDIVDIVREARAADLYINLITAAVTLTPERADALVEAGVDHVQVSLQDATATGCGDITNMKGAFAKKIAACNLVTERGLPLTLNAVVHRRNLDNVDKMVDLAVELGAHRLEIANTQYYGWALANRAALMPRPEQVEHANAVVEAARERLRGVLAIDYVLPDYYARFPKPCMGGWGQQFLAVAPSGDVLPCHAAASIPDMVFDNVRKMSLAEIWRASPAFERFRGTDWMREPCQSCTRRDEDFGGCRCQAMMVTGDAANTDPVCVLSPHRAALDAALQAALGAEDTPFRWRRYARD; via the coding sequence ATGTCCGACGCGTCCACGCTTGAGCGCCCCGACGCCGCGCCCGCGACCGCGACGCCCGTCCTCCTCGGCCTCCTCGCCGAGGTCACCCATCGCTGTCCGCTGCAGTGTCCCTACTGCTCGAACCCGGTGGCGCTGGAGGCGCCGGCGCGCGAGCTGAGCGTCGCCGACTGGGGCCGCGTCTTCCGCGAGGCGGCGGCACTGGGCGCGCTGCAACTCCACCTCTCCGGCGGCGAGCCCCTCGCCCGGCGCGACATCGTCGACATCGTGCGCGAGGCGCGGGCTGCGGACCTCTACATCAACCTCATCACCGCCGCCGTGACGCTGACGCCCGAGCGCGCCGACGCGCTGGTCGAGGCCGGCGTGGACCATGTCCAGGTCTCGCTGCAGGACGCGACCGCGACCGGCTGCGGCGACATCACGAACATGAAGGGCGCCTTCGCCAAAAAGATCGCCGCCTGCAATCTCGTCACCGAACGCGGCCTGCCGCTGACGCTGAACGCCGTCGTCCACCGCCGCAACCTCGACAACGTGGACAAGATGGTCGATCTGGCGGTGGAGCTAGGCGCACACCGGCTCGAGATCGCCAACACGCAATATTATGGTTGGGCGCTCGCCAACCGCGCCGCGCTGATGCCGCGGCCGGAGCAGGTGGAGCATGCGAACGCCGTCGTCGAGGCCGCGCGCGAGCGCCTGCGCGGCGTCCTGGCGATCGACTACGTCCTGCCGGACTACTACGCCCGCTTTCCCAAGCCCTGCATGGGCGGTTGGGGGCAGCAGTTCCTCGCCGTGGCACCGTCGGGCGACGTGCTGCCGTGCCACGCCGCCGCCAGCATCCCGGACATGGTGTTCGACAATGTGCGCAAGATGTCGCTCGCCGAGATCTGGCGCGCCTCGCCCGCGTTCGAGCGGTTCCGCGGCACCGACTGGATGCGCGAGCCCTGCCAGAGCTGCACCCGCCGCGACGAAGACTTCGGCGGCTGCCGCTGTCAGGCGATGATGGTGACCGGCGACGCCGCCAACACCGACCCGGTGTGCGTCCTCTCCCCCCATCGCGCCGCACTCGACGCCGCGCTGCAAGCCGCCCTCGGCGCCGAGGACACCCCGTTCCGCTGGCGCCGTTACGCGCGCGATTAG
- a CDS encoding GlsB/YeaQ/YmgE family stress response membrane protein — translation MDVNGVGILSAVIIGGIAGWLAEKFMRSDMGLLMNIVLGIAGAVVLNAILAALDTGFGEGIFAYLVTAVIGACLLIAGGRMIRGR, via the coding sequence ATGGACGTGAACGGCGTCGGAATCCTGTCGGCCGTCATCATCGGCGGCATCGCCGGCTGGCTGGCGGAGAAATTCATGCGCAGCGACATGGGGTTGCTGATGAACATCGTGCTCGGCATCGCCGGTGCGGTGGTCCTCAACGCGATCCTGGCCGCGCTCGACACCGGCTTCGGCGAGGGCATCTTCGCCTATCTCGTGACGGCCGTCATCGGCGCCTGCCTGCTCATCGCGGGCGGCCGGATGATCCGGGGGCGTTGA
- a CDS encoding RNA methyltransferase, which translates to MTDATKEVAAPTLVPPPAVVLVEPQLGENIGTAARAMANFGVTDLRLVAPRDGWPNEKARAASSGAAHVIDNARVFATLEEAIADLTFVIATTRRPRDMTKRVEGPEAGLAELVAETRTGPTGILFGRERWGLQNEEVALASIIVSFPVDPEFASLNIAQSVLLMAYEWRRVARELPAAPPPDQPPATRQEVTGLWRHLVSLLKPTGYFRPEGMAERMERNLFTTLSDAGWDRQQVRTLRGVLNHLDPQRPPRSGD; encoded by the coding sequence ATGACCGATGCCACGAAGGAAGTTGCGGCACCGACCTTAGTGCCGCCCCCCGCCGTCGTCCTCGTCGAGCCGCAGCTCGGCGAGAATATCGGCACCGCCGCGCGGGCGATGGCCAACTTCGGCGTCACCGACCTGCGCCTCGTCGCCCCGCGTGACGGCTGGCCCAACGAGAAGGCCCGCGCCGCCTCGTCGGGCGCGGCTCACGTGATCGACAATGCGCGCGTCTTCGCCACGTTGGAGGAGGCGATCGCGGACCTCACCTTCGTGATCGCCACCACGCGCCGCCCGCGCGACATGACGAAGCGGGTCGAGGGGCCGGAGGCGGGACTCGCCGAACTCGTCGCCGAGACGCGCACCGGGCCGACGGGCATCCTCTTCGGCCGCGAGAGATGGGGCCTGCAGAACGAGGAAGTGGCGCTCGCCTCGATCATCGTGTCGTTCCCGGTGGATCCGGAATTCGCCTCGCTGAACATCGCCCAATCGGTGCTGCTGATGGCGTACGAATGGCGCCGTGTCGCGCGCGAGCTTCCGGCCGCGCCGCCGCCCGATCAACCGCCCGCGACGCGCCAGGAAGTAACGGGCCTGTGGCGCCACCTCGTCTCGCTGCTGAAGCCGACGGGCTATTTCCGGCCCGAGGGGATGGCCGAGCGCATGGAGCGCAACCTCTTCACGACACTGTCCGACGCGGGGTGGGACCGCCAACAGGTCCGCACCCTGCGCGGCGTCCTGAACCACCTCGACCCACAGCGCCCGCCGCGTTCGGGCGACTGA
- a CDS encoding aldehyde dehydrogenase family protein: protein MDTFSNLIGGEWTEGANVTENINPSNTDDVIGRYASGDAAQANAAIAAAKAAAPAWARTNVMVRHNILKAAAAEIFARSKELGDLLAREEGKTLAEGIGEAGRAGQIFDFFAGECLRLAGDKVPSIRPNVEIEITREPMGVVGMITPWNFPIAIPAWKLAPALCYGNTVVMKPADLTPGCAWALADILKRAGLPDGVFNLVMGKGSIVGEAILSSPDVDAVSFTGSVATGKHVAQKCIEHMRKFQLEMGGKNPMIVLDDADIDVAVDACVNGAYFSTGQRCTASSRLIVTEGIHDKFVAACIDKLKSLSVDDARKDGTHIGPVVDQKQLDTDMKYIEVGRGEDNAKLAWGGERLNRGTPGFYLQPALFTETTNDMRINREEIFGPVATVIRVKDYDEALATANDTPFGLSAGICTTSLKHASHFKRNAEAGMVMVNLPTAGVDPHVPFGGRKGSSYGAREQGRYAAEFYTTVKTAYQLA, encoded by the coding sequence ATGGACACGTTCAGCAATTTGATCGGCGGCGAGTGGACCGAGGGAGCCAACGTCACCGAGAACATCAACCCGTCCAACACCGACGACGTGATCGGCCGCTACGCTTCGGGCGACGCGGCGCAGGCGAACGCGGCGATCGCCGCCGCCAAAGCCGCGGCGCCGGCCTGGGCGCGCACCAACGTCATGGTGCGCCACAACATCCTGAAGGCGGCCGCCGCCGAGATCTTCGCCCGCTCCAAGGAGCTGGGCGACCTTCTGGCGCGCGAGGAAGGCAAGACGCTCGCCGAGGGGATCGGCGAGGCGGGCCGCGCGGGTCAGATCTTCGACTTCTTCGCCGGCGAGTGCCTGCGCCTGGCGGGCGACAAGGTGCCGTCGATCCGCCCGAATGTCGAGATCGAGATCACCCGCGAGCCGATGGGCGTCGTCGGCATGATCACGCCGTGGAACTTCCCCATCGCGATCCCAGCGTGGAAGCTCGCCCCGGCGCTCTGCTACGGCAACACCGTCGTCATGAAGCCGGCGGACCTGACGCCCGGCTGCGCCTGGGCGCTGGCCGACATTCTGAAGCGCGCCGGGCTGCCGGACGGTGTCTTCAACCTCGTCATGGGCAAGGGCTCGATCGTCGGCGAGGCGATCCTCTCCTCGCCGGACGTGGACGCGGTCTCGTTCACCGGCTCGGTCGCGACCGGCAAGCACGTGGCGCAGAAGTGCATCGAGCACATGCGCAAGTTCCAGCTCGAGATGGGCGGCAAGAACCCGATGATCGTGCTCGACGACGCCGACATCGACGTCGCCGTCGACGCGTGCGTGAACGGCGCCTATTTCTCCACCGGTCAGCGCTGCACCGCCTCCTCGCGCCTCATCGTGACCGAAGGCATCCACGACAAGTTCGTCGCCGCCTGCATCGACAAGCTGAAGTCGCTCTCGGTGGACGACGCGCGCAAGGACGGCACGCACATCGGCCCCGTCGTCGACCAGAAGCAGCTCGACACGGACATGAAGTACATCGAGGTCGGCCGCGGCGAGGACAACGCCAAGCTCGCCTGGGGCGGTGAGCGCCTCAACCGCGGCACGCCGGGCTTCTACCTGCAGCCGGCCCTCTTCACCGAGACCACCAACGACATGCGCATCAACCGCGAGGAGATCTTCGGTCCCGTCGCGACGGTGATCCGCGTGAAGGACTACGACGAGGCGCTCGCCACCGCCAACGACACGCCGTTCGGCCTGTCGGCGGGCATCTGCACCACGTCGCTGAAGCATGCCTCGCACTTCAAGCGCAACGCGGAGGCGGGCATGGTGATGGTCAACCTGCCGACCGCCGGCGTCGATCCGCACGTGCCGTTCGGCGGGCGCAAGGGCTCGTCCTACGGTGCGCGCGAGCAGGGCCGCTACGCCGCCGAGTTCTACACCACCGTCAAGACCGCGTATCAGCTCGCATGA
- a CDS encoding aldose epimerase family protein codes for MTIETFGEFRGAPVHRATLTSDAITLKLMNYGGVVQSWEVHGPNGPMQATLGFDTFAPYPEWSRSFGIIAGRLANRVHEGRFNLDGETFQLDQNEGRNHLHGGSAGLGRQLWGLEADRRSARLTLTSPDGDMGYPGTVHFTVDVMLDGPTVTFAMTGVPDRPTPIALAQHSYYALGGPVADHVLHIEAHEVTVTDPANIPTGELLAVAGTEYDFLTPRAIGDAELDINFCLYERAPAATLQGRDMTLVLATDRPGLQVYNAFDMPTIEAPGLGGAQYGPFCAVALEAQDWPDSVNHDNFPDVVATPERPYKQTTSITLLPR; via the coding sequence ATGACGATCGAGACATTCGGCGAATTTCGCGGCGCTCCGGTGCACCGCGCGACACTTACCTCGGACGCGATCACGCTGAAGCTCATGAACTATGGCGGCGTCGTGCAGAGCTGGGAGGTGCACGGACCGAACGGGCCGATGCAGGCCACGCTCGGCTTCGACACCTTCGCCCCCTACCCGGAATGGAGCCGCTCGTTCGGCATCATCGCCGGCCGCCTCGCCAACCGGGTGCACGAGGGCCGCTTCAACCTGGACGGCGAGACCTTCCAGCTCGACCAGAACGAGGGCCGCAACCACCTCCACGGCGGCTCGGCCGGCCTCGGCCGCCAGCTCTGGGGCCTGGAAGCGGACAGGCGCAGCGCGCGGCTGACGCTGACGAGCCCGGACGGCGACATGGGCTACCCCGGCACCGTTCACTTCACGGTGGACGTGATGCTCGACGGCCCGACGGTCACCTTCGCGATGACCGGCGTGCCGGACCGGCCGACCCCCATCGCGCTGGCGCAGCACTCCTACTATGCGCTCGGCGGCCCGGTGGCGGACCACGTCCTCCATATCGAGGCGCATGAGGTCACGGTGACGGACCCGGCCAACATCCCCACCGGCGAGCTGCTCGCGGTCGCCGGCACCGAGTACGACTTCCTGACCCCGCGCGCGATCGGCGACGCCGAGCTCGACATCAACTTCTGCCTCTACGAGCGGGCGCCGGCGGCGACGCTCCAGGGCCGCGACATGACGCTGGTGCTGGCGACCGACCGGCCGGGCCTCCAGGTCTACAACGCGTTCGACATGCCGACGATCGAGGCACCGGGCCTCGGCGGGGCGCAGTACGGCCCGTTCTGCGCGGTGGCGCTGGAGGCGCAGGACTGGCCCGACAGCGTCAACCACGACAACTTCCCCGACGTCGTCGCGACACCCGAGCGGCCCTACAAGCAGACGACGTCGATCACGCTGCTGCCGCGCTGA
- a CDS encoding lysozyme inhibitor LprI family protein, translated as MLDRLAAAALMLAVLAAGTGAPPAAAQSYDCSKVMAADEKAVCNSPRLSALDDEMAKLYDAIRRCALMGTRGEVTDSQHTFMAERAACGADDACLTSLYTDRVATLGKIKREMGPGAC; from the coding sequence ATGCTCGATCGTCTTGCCGCCGCCGCGCTGATGCTCGCGGTCCTCGCAGCCGGTACCGGCGCACCGCCCGCCGCGGCGCAGAGCTACGACTGCTCCAAGGTGATGGCCGCCGACGAGAAGGCCGTGTGCAACTCCCCCCGCCTCTCCGCGCTCGACGACGAGATGGCGAAGCTCTACGACGCCATCCGCCGCTGCGCGCTGATGGGAACGCGCGGCGAGGTGACCGACAGCCAGCACACCTTCATGGCCGAGCGCGCCGCCTGCGGGGCCGACGACGCCTGCCTGACGTCCCTCTACACCGACCGCGTCGCCACCCTGGGCAAGATCAAACGCGAGATGGGCCCCGGCGCCTGCTGA
- the gfa gene encoding S-(hydroxymethyl)glutathione synthase, giving the protein MAVSIHPSVDQGVPAGQPGFSGGKLTCKCATDKVEVTLTSNTAHNHVCGCTKCWKPAGANFSMVAVVPRDHLSVTAHQEKLKPVDTSAAIVRHACTGCGTHMYGRIENTGHPFHGLDFVHTELSDTSGWSPPEFAAFCSSIIESGFPPDRMGEVRARLTELSLTPYDCLSPPLMDAIATHVAKQNGKLAAA; this is encoded by the coding sequence ATGGCAGTATCCATCCATCCATCCGTCGACCAGGGGGTGCCGGCAGGGCAGCCGGGGTTCTCGGGCGGCAAGCTCACCTGCAAGTGCGCGACCGACAAGGTCGAGGTCACGCTCACGTCCAACACCGCCCACAACCACGTCTGCGGCTGCACCAAGTGCTGGAAGCCGGCGGGGGCGAACTTCTCGATGGTCGCGGTCGTGCCGCGCGATCATCTCTCCGTCACCGCGCACCAGGAGAAGCTCAAGCCGGTCGACACCAGCGCCGCCATCGTGCGCCACGCCTGCACCGGGTGCGGCACGCACATGTATGGGCGGATCGAGAACACCGGCCACCCGTTCCACGGCCTCGACTTCGTCCACACCGAGCTGTCCGACACCAGCGGTTGGTCGCCGCCGGAGTTCGCCGCCTTCTGCTCGTCGATCATAGAATCGGGCTTCCCGCCCGACCGGATGGGCGAGGTGCGCGCCCGCCTCACCGAGTTGTCGCTCACCCCCTACGACTGCCTCTCGCCCCCGCTGATGGACGCGATCGCCACCCACGTCGCCAAGCAGAACGGCAAGCTCGCCGCCGCCTGA
- a CDS encoding LysE family translocator, giving the protein MTLDSATLAVFLPAAALVASTPGANNLLALSYGIKAGFRPTVVSLLGRMCAFAILIALVAVGLGAVVAASQTAFTVIKWFGVLYLVWLGVGMWRTPVHEAGEVPDGTGLALARRAFWVALANPKSILIFTAFIPQFMSPDGNWAVDFTVLSAIYLAVEFCFACGYTGAGASMRRLKLTASRMRWANRITGGTMIGAAGLLAITQK; this is encoded by the coding sequence ATGACGCTCGACAGCGCGACCCTCGCCGTCTTCCTGCCCGCCGCGGCGCTGGTCGCCTCGACGCCCGGCGCCAACAACCTCCTGGCGCTCAGCTACGGTATCAAGGCCGGTTTCCGGCCGACGGTGGTGAGCCTCCTGGGACGCATGTGCGCCTTCGCGATCCTCATCGCGCTGGTGGCGGTCGGCCTCGGCGCGGTGGTCGCCGCCTCGCAAACGGCGTTCACGGTCATCAAATGGTTCGGCGTCCTCTACCTCGTGTGGCTCGGGGTCGGCATGTGGCGCACACCGGTGCACGAGGCCGGCGAGGTACCTGACGGCACCGGCCTGGCGCTCGCCCGCCGCGCCTTCTGGGTGGCGCTCGCAAACCCGAAGTCGATCCTCATCTTCACCGCCTTCATCCCGCAGTTCATGTCGCCGGACGGGAATTGGGCGGTCGACTTCACCGTGCTCAGCGCCATCTACCTCGCGGTCGAGTTCTGCTTTGCCTGCGGTTACACCGGCGCGGGCGCCTCGATGCGCCGGCTGAAGCTCACCGCCTCGCGCATGCGCTGGGCCAACCGCATCACCGGGGGCACCATGATCGGCGCCGCCGGCCTCCTCGCCATCACCCAGAAGTAG
- a CDS encoding NADP-dependent isocitrate dehydrogenase, with translation MAKIKVANPVVELDGDEMTRIIWQYIKDKLIHPYLDIDLEYYDLGVEHRDATDDQVTVDAANAIKRHGVGVKCATITPDEARVEEFGLKKMYRSPNGTIRNILGGVIFREPIICRNVPRLVPGWTEPIIIGRHAFGDQYRATDFVVPGKGKLTLTFTPEGGEPQEHQVFDFPGGGVAMAMYNLDDSIRDFARASMNYGLMRGVPVYLSTKNTIMKAYDGRFKDIFQEIYDAEFAADFKAKGITYEHRLIDDMVASAMKWSGGYVWACKNYDGDVQSDTVAQGFGSLGLMTSVLMTPDGQTVEAEAAHGTVTRHYRQHQRGEQTSTNSTASIFAWSRGLAHRAKLDGNDDLKMFADTLEKATVGCIEDGHMTKDLALLVGADQGWETTTGFLDSVSARLEKDVAKA, from the coding sequence ATGGCGAAGATCAAGGTTGCAAACCCCGTCGTAGAGTTGGACGGGGACGAGATGACCCGCATCATCTGGCAGTACATCAAAGACAAGCTGATCCACCCGTACCTGGACATCGACCTCGAATATTACGACCTCGGTGTCGAGCACCGCGACGCCACCGACGACCAGGTCACGGTCGACGCGGCCAACGCCATCAAGCGTCACGGCGTCGGCGTCAAGTGCGCGACGATTACGCCGGACGAGGCGCGCGTGGAAGAGTTCGGCCTCAAGAAGATGTATCGTTCCCCCAACGGGACGATCCGCAACATCCTCGGCGGCGTCATTTTCCGTGAGCCGATCATCTGCCGCAACGTGCCGCGGCTGGTGCCGGGCTGGACCGAGCCGATCATCATCGGCCGTCACGCCTTCGGCGACCAGTACCGCGCGACCGACTTCGTGGTGCCGGGCAAGGGCAAGCTGACCTTGACGTTCACGCCCGAGGGCGGCGAGCCGCAAGAGCACCAGGTGTTCGACTTCCCGGGCGGCGGCGTCGCGATGGCGATGTACAATCTCGACGATTCGATCCGCGATTTCGCCCGCGCCTCCATGAACTACGGCCTGATGCGCGGCGTGCCGGTCTACCTCTCCACGAAGAACACCATCATGAAGGCCTACGACGGGCGCTTCAAAGACATCTTCCAGGAGATCTACGACGCCGAGTTCGCGGCCGACTTCAAGGCCAAGGGCATCACCTACGAGCACCGCCTGATCGACGACATGGTCGCCTCGGCGATGAAGTGGTCCGGCGGCTACGTCTGGGCGTGCAAGAACTACGACGGCGACGTCCAGTCCGATACGGTCGCCCAGGGCTTCGGCTCGCTGGGCCTGATGACCTCGGTGCTGATGACCCCGGACGGTCAGACGGTCGAGGCCGAGGCCGCGCACGGCACGGTCACGCGCCACTACCGCCAGCACCAGCGCGGCGAGCAGACGTCGACCAACTCCACGGCGTCGATCTTCGCGTGGTCGCGTGGCCTCGCCCACCGCGCCAAGCTCGACGGCAACGACGACCTGAAGATGTTCGCCGACACGCTGGAGAAGGCCACCGTCGGCTGCATCGAGGACGGGCACATGACGAAGGACCTCGCGCTCCTCGTCGGTGCCGACCAGGGCTGGGAGACGACGACCGGCTTCCTCGATTCGGTCTCCGCCCGCCTCGAGAAGGACGTGGCGAAGGCGTAA
- a CDS encoding LysR family transcriptional regulator — translation MCSHADAMDAKDTTHQFTLRQLQIFWAVAQSRSLTRAAKQLDVRQPSISQQLSRMEHQLGGKLIRYVGNELRLTPAGEFLLAEAGGILEAVDRASAGLNEYFEGVRSQLTVGALPSIARNIVAPAFARMRRDHPGYVLDLAEVTPREAREQLNGRLFDAAVMSDYSEGTGQGLRRVEILGDRQLLAVPRHMPDLSTIADLTRDLPAEALDTMNRTARYAFGSEHTARVTAWYERLLPDSGATLRCRTFESALAFVEEGQGVAIVPELSVRQGPRLLFDVALYDLGLPVRQTVLLTPFQTARMPSIVALEAALKAASAGLEPLETRPIPAFVRQSDLGPAGASDANLYAPPSGP, via the coding sequence ATGTGCAGCCATGCTGACGCCATGGACGCCAAGGACACGACGCACCAGTTCACGCTGCGCCAGCTGCAGATCTTCTGGGCCGTCGCGCAGTCCCGCTCGCTGACGCGGGCCGCCAAGCAGCTCGACGTACGCCAACCGTCGATCTCGCAGCAGCTCAGCCGCATGGAGCATCAGCTCGGCGGCAAGCTCATCCGCTACGTCGGCAACGAGCTGCGCCTCACCCCGGCGGGGGAGTTCCTGCTGGCCGAGGCGGGCGGCATCCTGGAGGCGGTCGACCGCGCCAGCGCCGGCCTCAACGAGTATTTCGAGGGGGTGCGCAGCCAGCTCACCGTCGGCGCCCTCCCCTCGATCGCACGCAACATCGTCGCCCCCGCCTTCGCCCGCATGCGGCGCGACCATCCGGGCTACGTCCTCGACCTCGCCGAGGTGACGCCGCGGGAGGCGCGCGAGCAGCTCAACGGCCGCCTGTTCGACGCGGCGGTGATGTCGGACTACTCGGAGGGGACCGGCCAGGGCTTGCGGCGCGTCGAGATCCTGGGCGACCGCCAGCTCCTCGCGGTGCCGCGCCACATGCCCGACCTCAGCACCATCGCCGACCTGACGCGCGACCTCCCGGCCGAGGCGCTGGACACGATGAACCGCACCGCGCGCTACGCCTTCGGCAGCGAGCACACCGCACGTGTCACGGCCTGGTACGAGCGGCTGTTGCCCGATTCGGGCGCCACGTTGCGCTGCCGCACCTTCGAGAGCGCGCTCGCCTTCGTCGAGGAGGGCCAGGGCGTGGCCATCGTGCCGGAGCTTTCGGTGCGCCAGGGGCCGCGGCTCCTCTTCGACGTGGCGCTCTACGACCTTGGTCTACCGGTGCGGCAGACCGTTCTGCTGACGCCGTTCCAGACCGCCCGCATGCCCAGCATCGTGGCGCTGGAGGCCGCACTGAAGGCCGCGTCGGCGGGGTTGGAGCCCCTGGAAACCCGGCCGATTCCGGCATTCGTGCGCCAATCCGACCTGGGACCGGCGGGTGCTTCAGACGCGAACCTATATGCACCGCCTTCCGGCCCATAA
- a CDS encoding PqqD family protein, with translation MMTPLSPSDTLVRPTWARLKRCDVRGVWVLLVPEQVLYPCPTTVEVLERLATPTRFGDVLAALAQEYDAPIDVIEEDLGPLVSGLVEQGYVRRVHA, from the coding sequence ATGATGACCCCCCTCAGCCCGAGCGACACCCTCGTGCGCCCCACCTGGGCGCGACTGAAGCGGTGCGACGTGCGCGGCGTCTGGGTCCTGCTGGTGCCCGAACAGGTGCTCTACCCCTGCCCCACCACCGTCGAGGTGCTGGAGCGGCTCGCCACCCCCACCCGCTTCGGCGACGTGCTGGCGGCCCTGGCGCAGGAGTACGACGCCCCGATCGACGTGATCGAAGAAGACCTCGGCCCGCTCGTGTCGGGCCTGGTGGAGCAAGGCTATGTCCGACGCGTCCACGCTTGA